A single genomic interval of Agarivorans aestuarii harbors:
- the pntB gene encoding Re/Si-specific NAD(P)(+) transhydrogenase subunit beta, protein MSQGIVSAAYLIAALLFIFSLAGLSKQETAQRGNIFGIIGMVIAVLATLASTQVTGGSWIITLAMGIGAAIGIRLALKVEMTEMPELVAILHSFVGMAAVLVGFSSAIDHGSLIDSVTGLIDPVAKSIHDVEVFLGIFIGAVTFTGSVVAFGKLRGLISSAPKALPGAHWLNLGMIVVSIYLGSVFMDSGSMWPLVIMTFIAFVFGYNLVSAIGGADMPVVVSMLNSYSGWAAAAAGFMLGNDLLIVTGALVGSSGAILSYIMCKAMNRSFISVILGGFGSEGGTVVASDVDQGEHTEVQAEDVAEMLKDANEVIIAPGYGMAVAQAQYPVAEITKQLRDKGINVRFAIHPVAGRLPGHMNVLLAEAKVPYDIVMEMDEINEDFASTDVVLVIGANDTVNPAAKEPGSPIAGMPVLEVWDAKKVVVFKRSMATGYAGVQNPLFFKENTDMLFGDAKETVQKILSHI, encoded by the coding sequence ATGTCTCAAGGTATAGTTTCTGCAGCGTATTTAATCGCTGCCCTATTGTTTATCTTCAGCCTAGCCGGCCTAAGTAAACAAGAAACCGCTCAGCGCGGTAACATCTTTGGCATCATCGGTATGGTTATCGCCGTACTCGCCACATTAGCTAGCACCCAAGTAACCGGCGGTAGCTGGATTATTACCCTAGCCATGGGTATTGGTGCCGCTATTGGCATCCGTTTAGCACTTAAAGTTGAAATGACCGAAATGCCAGAGCTGGTTGCTATTTTGCACAGTTTCGTAGGTATGGCAGCAGTATTGGTTGGTTTCTCAAGTGCTATCGACCACGGCTCGTTAATTGATTCAGTTACTGGCTTAATTGACCCAGTAGCAAAATCTATTCACGACGTAGAAGTATTCCTAGGTATCTTTATTGGTGCAGTAACCTTCACCGGTTCGGTAGTAGCCTTTGGTAAACTTCGCGGCCTTATTAGCAGTGCCCCTAAAGCCCTACCAGGCGCTCACTGGTTAAACTTAGGCATGATTGTGGTATCAATCTACCTAGGTAGTGTATTCATGGACAGCGGCTCTATGTGGCCACTGGTTATCATGACCTTTATCGCCTTTGTATTTGGTTACAACCTAGTATCTGCTATCGGCGGCGCCGACATGCCAGTAGTTGTATCGATGCTTAACTCATACTCTGGTTGGGCAGCAGCAGCGGCAGGTTTCATGCTAGGCAACGACTTGCTAATTGTAACCGGTGCGCTAGTAGGTAGCTCGGGTGCGATTCTGTCTTACATTATGTGTAAAGCAATGAACCGCTCGTTCATCAGCGTAATCTTAGGTGGCTTTGGCTCAGAAGGCGGCACAGTTGTAGCTAGCGACGTAGACCAAGGCGAGCACACCGAAGTGCAAGCTGAAGACGTAGCCGAAATGCTAAAAGACGCAAACGAAGTGATTATCGCCCCAGGTTACGGCATGGCAGTAGCACAAGCCCAATACCCAGTAGCGGAAATTACCAAGCAGCTACGTGATAAAGGCATAAACGTACGTTTTGCTATTCACCCAGTAGCCGGTCGTTTACCAGGCCACATGAACGTATTGTTAGCCGAAGCCAAAGTCCCTTACGACATCGTAATGGAAATGGACGAGATTAACGAAGACTTCGCCTCTACCGACGTTGTGCTAGTAATTGGTGCTAACGACACGGTTAACCCTGCAGCTAAAGAGCCAGGCAGCCCAATTGCTGGTATGCCAGTGCTTGAAGTATGGGATGCGAAGAAGGTAGTAGTATTTAAACGTTCAATGGCGACTGGTTATGCTGGTGTTCAAAACCCATTGTTCTTTAAAGAGAATACAGACATGTTGTTTGGTGATGCTAAAGAAACGGTTCAGAAGATTCTTTCTCATATCTAA
- a CDS encoding DUF2058 domain-containing protein encodes MAKLSLQEQMLKAGLVDKKKAKKVGKTNKKSRTLAKEVKAAAEQAKLDQQQRDAELAQQQNAEKAKKAVAAQIKQLIEMNMLDRKRGEEAYNFTHEGLIKKIYVTEELRKQLSNGRLAIVTLGEAYEVVPTIVAEKIAQRDESVVVLINDPSQDVIDEDDPYADYQIPDDLMW; translated from the coding sequence ATGGCCAAGTTATCGCTGCAAGAGCAGATGCTTAAAGCTGGTTTAGTTGACAAGAAAAAAGCCAAAAAAGTAGGCAAAACCAATAAAAAATCACGCACCTTGGCCAAGGAAGTAAAAGCAGCTGCCGAGCAAGCCAAGCTTGACCAACAACAACGTGACGCTGAATTAGCTCAGCAACAAAATGCCGAGAAAGCCAAAAAAGCTGTTGCCGCTCAAATCAAGCAATTGATTGAGATGAACATGTTAGACAGAAAGCGTGGCGAAGAAGCTTACAACTTCACCCACGAAGGCCTAATTAAAAAGATTTATGTTACCGAAGAACTGCGTAAGCAGCTTAGTAACGGCCGCTTAGCCATTGTTACTCTGGGCGAAGCTTATGAAGTCGTCCCTACGATTGTGGCGGAAAAGATTGCCCAGCGTGATGAAAGCGTAGTTGTGCTAATTAACGACCCAAGCCAAGATGTGATTGATGAAGATGACCCATATGCTGATTATCAAATCCCAGATGATTTGATGTGGTAA
- a CDS encoding MBL fold metallo-hydrolase translates to MKIHQLEGYIQNIFLIEYPNKLLLLDGCCRADVAMLKRFICEQLARPLSQLELVMVTHMHPDHAGGASYLQRRFKLSIAGAEHPGEWYQGIAGRCKHLVDLALAHYVAKRHRRAKANLWYSPKLNFTHRLKDGQGLPGFEDWLVYFTPGHTDRDLSLYHPATKTLYVADCILRVKGSLICPFPISNPSLYRQSIERFSQMQVDNYLLAHGEGGKINQAELSQLQQLCPEQATSYKGFLGELLRKRLTA, encoded by the coding sequence ATGAAGATCCATCAGTTGGAAGGCTATATTCAGAATATTTTTTTGATTGAGTATCCGAACAAATTACTCTTGCTGGATGGCTGTTGCCGCGCTGATGTTGCAATGCTTAAGCGTTTTATCTGTGAACAGTTAGCACGACCACTTAGCCAACTAGAACTGGTGATGGTAACCCATATGCATCCAGATCATGCTGGTGGTGCCAGTTACTTGCAACGCCGTTTTAAGCTTTCTATTGCAGGAGCTGAACACCCTGGCGAGTGGTATCAAGGCATTGCCGGAAGGTGTAAGCATTTAGTGGATTTGGCCTTAGCGCATTATGTTGCGAAGCGGCATCGGCGGGCTAAAGCCAATTTGTGGTATTCGCCCAAACTCAACTTTACCCATCGGCTTAAAGATGGTCAGGGCTTACCGGGGTTTGAAGATTGGCTGGTGTACTTTACGCCCGGTCATACCGACCGAGATTTATCGCTCTATCATCCAGCCACAAAAACCTTATATGTGGCAGATTGCATCTTGCGGGTGAAAGGCAGTTTGATTTGTCCGTTTCCTATCTCTAACCCTAGCCTGTATCGCCAATCTATTGAGCGGTTTAGCCAAATGCAGGTTGATAACTATTTACTGGCCCATGGCGAGGGCGGCAAGATCAACCAAGCAGAGTTAAGCCAATTGCAGCAACTTTGTCCCGAACAGGCTACCAGCTATAAAGGCTTTCTTGGTGAACTGCTGCGCAAGCGCTTAACTGCTTAA
- a CDS encoding RodZ domain-containing protein: MLRFLCNIGLALLLAIGVIEACMAEQAARPAQLHKPEQPIERPIPSHPIERPIRPIYPIRPPAQLPHRWQGARTYYWVAPSDLWQPEALKPEQVIELEIEADNRAELLLIDGRDKVVFDGWLGMGDLRTWQVMHPASLYFSQIEGFSLKLNGSEIDLSGYPQDQPLSLTLAPQAE; encoded by the coding sequence ATGCTAAGGTTTCTTTGTAATATAGGTTTGGCTTTGCTGTTAGCGATTGGCGTTATAGAAGCCTGTATGGCGGAACAGGCCGCTCGCCCAGCGCAGTTACACAAACCCGAGCAACCCATAGAGCGCCCAATCCCTAGCCATCCTATTGAACGCCCAATTCGACCTATTTACCCAATTCGTCCACCTGCTCAGTTACCCCATCGTTGGCAAGGCGCAAGAACCTACTACTGGGTCGCTCCAAGTGATTTGTGGCAACCAGAAGCCTTAAAGCCAGAGCAAGTTATAGAGCTAGAAATTGAAGCCGACAACCGAGCCGAATTACTGCTTATTGATGGCCGCGATAAAGTGGTATTTGATGGCTGGTTAGGCATGGGCGATCTGCGCACTTGGCAGGTAATGCACCCAGCATCCTTGTACTTTTCTCAAATCGAGGGTTTTAGCTTAAAACTTAATGGCAGCGAGATTGATTTGTCGGGCTATCCGCAAGATCAACCTTTGTCGTTAACCCTAGCGCCACAAGCCGAGTAG
- the recG gene encoding ATP-dependent DNA helicase RecG, giving the protein MELSSLPITALKGVGDKLAEKLLRLHIRNVGDLLLHLPLRYEDRTRVWPINDLLHGAHVSVHGEITKVETIHARRRMLTCRISDGSGSITLRFFNFNNGQKAAMQQGKWMRCFGEAKRGKHGWEMIHPEYSIVADPSAPLMDEKLTPVYPTTEGLKQLNLRKLSEQAFKLLEQYPLVDWLPPALRPHGLDLNQALMQLHRPDPDTKLSLLEEGRHPAQQRLVLEELAAHQLSMLKLRQEQQRQAAIALPLASDLEQQFLAQLPFKPTNAQQRVVAEIKSDTQQPHAMMRLVQGDVGSGKTLVAAMAALQALANGYQVALMAPTEILAEQHALNFAKWFEPLGIKVDWLAGKQKGKARNEAMERIASGEAQMVVGTHAIFQEQVQFAKLALVIIDEQHRFGVHQRMALREKGAAVDGSNTLPHQLIMTATPIPRTLAMTAYADLELSIIDELPPGRTPIKTVALPDTRREQVIERVYQACHNDGRQAYWVCTLIEESEVLQCQAAEDTADTLQKQLPDLRIGLVHGRMKPQEKQWVMEQFKNHQLDLLVATTVIEVGVDVPNSSLMIIENPERLGLAQLHQLRGRVGRGQVESHCVLMYHSPLSKTASSRLSVLRDSTDGFVIAQRDMEIRGPGELLGTKQTGLAEFKIADLVRDQAMIAEAQRLAKQLLQQTPVAIEPLIDRWLAGREQFAQA; this is encoded by the coding sequence GTGGAATTAAGCAGCCTGCCCATCACCGCACTTAAAGGAGTGGGTGACAAACTTGCCGAAAAACTCCTACGCCTACATATTCGCAATGTCGGCGACTTGCTGCTGCACTTACCCCTGCGTTATGAAGACCGCACTCGCGTATGGCCAATTAATGATTTACTGCACGGCGCGCATGTTTCGGTGCATGGCGAAATTACCAAGGTGGAAACCATTCACGCCCGTCGCCGCATGCTAACGTGTCGCATCAGCGATGGCAGCGGCAGTATTACACTGCGCTTTTTCAACTTTAATAACGGCCAAAAGGCTGCCATGCAACAGGGTAAGTGGATGCGTTGCTTTGGCGAAGCTAAGCGCGGTAAACATGGTTGGGAAATGATCCACCCGGAATACAGCATTGTTGCCGATCCTAGTGCACCCTTAATGGATGAAAAGCTTACCCCGGTTTATCCCACTACCGAGGGTTTAAAGCAACTCAATTTGCGTAAACTCAGCGAGCAAGCTTTTAAGTTGCTAGAGCAATATCCCTTGGTAGATTGGCTACCACCCGCATTACGCCCCCATGGTTTAGATCTTAACCAAGCCTTAATGCAGCTGCATCGCCCCGATCCAGATACCAAGCTCAGCTTGTTAGAAGAAGGCCGACATCCTGCCCAGCAGCGTTTGGTATTAGAAGAACTAGCCGCCCACCAGCTCAGCATGTTAAAGCTACGCCAAGAGCAACAGCGCCAAGCGGCCATTGCTTTACCGCTTGCCAGTGACTTAGAACAGCAATTTTTAGCCCAGCTCCCCTTTAAACCAACCAATGCCCAACAACGGGTGGTGGCCGAAATTAAAAGCGATACCCAGCAGCCACATGCCATGATGCGTTTGGTACAAGGCGATGTAGGCAGTGGCAAAACCTTAGTAGCAGCAATGGCGGCTTTGCAGGCCTTAGCTAATGGTTACCAAGTGGCGCTGATGGCGCCCACCGAAATATTGGCCGAGCAGCATGCGCTTAACTTTGCCAAATGGTTCGAGCCCCTAGGCATTAAAGTTGATTGGCTTGCCGGCAAACAAAAAGGCAAAGCTCGCAACGAGGCTATGGAGCGCATAGCCAGCGGCGAAGCGCAAATGGTAGTGGGTACTCATGCCATTTTCCAAGAGCAAGTGCAGTTTGCCAAACTCGCCTTAGTGATTATCGACGAACAACACCGCTTTGGGGTGCACCAACGTATGGCCTTGCGGGAGAAGGGCGCCGCTGTAGATGGCAGCAACACTTTACCCCATCAGTTAATTATGACGGCTACCCCTATCCCTCGCACCTTGGCGATGACGGCCTATGCCGATTTGGAGCTGTCGATTATTGATGAGCTGCCGCCCGGACGAACCCCAATTAAAACCGTGGCCCTGCCAGATACTCGTCGTGAGCAAGTGATCGAACGGGTGTATCAGGCTTGCCATAACGACGGGCGCCAAGCATATTGGGTTTGTACCTTAATTGAAGAATCAGAAGTCCTGCAGTGCCAAGCAGCCGAAGACACCGCCGATACCTTACAAAAACAACTACCCGATTTACGCATTGGTTTAGTGCATGGCCGCATGAAACCGCAAGAAAAACAGTGGGTAATGGAGCAGTTCAAAAACCATCAGCTTGATTTACTGGTGGCTACCACCGTAATCGAGGTGGGTGTGGATGTACCTAACTCCAGTTTAATGATTATAGAAAACCCCGAACGTTTAGGTTTAGCTCAGCTCCACCAGTTACGTGGCAGGGTGGGTCGTGGCCAAGTAGAAAGCCACTGCGTATTGATGTACCACAGCCCCTTATCTAAAACCGCCAGTTCTCGTTTAAGTGTATTGCGCGACAGCACCGACGGTTTTGTAATTGCCCAACGCGATATGGAAATTAGAGGCCCTGGCGAACTACTTGGCACCAAGCAAACCGGTTTAGCCGAATTTAAAATTGCCGACTTAGTACGAGACCAAGCAATGATAGCTGAAGCGCAGCGCCTAGCTAAACAACTTCTTCAGCAAACACCGGTTGCTATTGAGCCCTTAATTGACCGTTGGTTAGCCGGCCGCGAACAATTCGCTCAAGCTTAG
- the glpK gene encoding glycerol kinase GlpK gives MDTARYIVALDQGTTSSRAIIFNQDSEIVGSVQREFSQFFPKSGWVEHNPMEIWASQSASLTEVLAKTGIRSDQIAAIGITNQRETTIVWDKNTGQPIYNAIVWQCRRTTKLCEELKEQGWEEYIQDTTGLILDAYFSGSKLKWILDNVEGAREKAEAGDLLFGTVDSWLVWKLTNGRVHVTDYTNASRTMMFNIHTLQWDDKLLDMLGVPKQMLPEVKACSEIYGQTNIGGKGGTRIPIAGIAGDQQAALFGQQCYRKGMAKNTYGTGCFLLMNTGEVPVKSTHGLLTTIAFSLDGKVNYALEGSVFMGGATIQWLRDEMGLIRDASDTQYFASKVDDTNGVYLVPAFVGLGAPYWDPYARGTIVGLTRGANRNHIIRAALESIAYQSRDLLEAMQADAGISLKQLRVDGGAVANDFLLQFQADALGTEVVRPSLIESTALGAAYLAGLAVGYWESVESLAESNTPDRCFSPDGDEAKRERLYKGWKRAVDCSRGWYDKDLDD, from the coding sequence ATGGACACCGCACGATATATAGTTGCCCTTGATCAGGGCACAACAAGCTCAAGAGCGATTATTTTTAACCAAGACTCTGAAATTGTTGGCAGCGTACAGCGCGAATTTAGCCAGTTTTTCCCAAAATCAGGTTGGGTAGAGCACAATCCCATGGAGATATGGGCTAGCCAAAGTGCATCTTTAACCGAGGTTTTGGCAAAAACCGGTATCCGCAGTGACCAAATTGCTGCGATTGGCATTACCAACCAGCGAGAAACCACCATTGTTTGGGACAAAAACACTGGCCAGCCTATTTATAATGCCATTGTCTGGCAGTGTCGCCGCACCACTAAGTTATGTGAAGAGCTAAAAGAGCAAGGCTGGGAAGAGTACATTCAAGATACTACAGGCCTAATCTTAGATGCCTACTTTTCTGGCTCAAAGCTAAAGTGGATTTTAGATAATGTAGAAGGCGCACGCGAAAAAGCCGAAGCGGGTGACTTGCTGTTTGGCACGGTTGATAGCTGGTTAGTTTGGAAGCTTACTAACGGGCGAGTGCATGTTACCGACTATACCAATGCCTCTCGCACTATGATGTTTAACATTCATACCTTGCAATGGGATGATAAATTGTTAGATATGCTGGGTGTGCCTAAACAAATGCTGCCAGAAGTGAAAGCCTGTTCGGAAATCTACGGCCAAACCAATATTGGCGGTAAAGGTGGAACGCGTATTCCTATCGCCGGTATTGCTGGCGACCAACAAGCGGCGCTATTTGGTCAGCAGTGTTATCGCAAAGGCATGGCAAAAAACACCTACGGCACCGGCTGCTTTTTATTGATGAATACTGGCGAAGTACCGGTTAAGTCAACTCATGGTTTGCTCACCACTATCGCTTTTTCTTTAGATGGCAAGGTTAATTACGCCCTAGAAGGCAGTGTATTTATGGGCGGTGCTACCATTCAATGGTTGCGCGACGAGATGGGATTGATTCGCGATGCCTCCGATACCCAGTATTTTGCCTCTAAGGTAGACGATACCAACGGGGTATACTTAGTTCCTGCTTTTGTGGGTTTAGGTGCACCTTACTGGGACCCTTACGCACGCGGTACTATTGTAGGGTTAACCCGAGGCGCTAACCGTAACCATATTATTCGGGCTGCACTTGAATCGATTGCTTATCAAAGCCGAGACTTATTAGAAGCCATGCAAGCCGATGCTGGGATTTCGCTAAAACAATTGCGAGTAGACGGCGGCGCAGTAGCCAATGATTTCTTGTTACAGTTTCAGGCTGATGCGCTGGGTACCGAAGTGGTACGCCCTTCGCTGATCGAGTCTACCGCCTTAGGCGCTGCTTACTTAGCTGGCTTGGCGGTGGGTTACTGGGAGAGCGTAGAAAGCTTGGCCGAGAGCAATACTCCAGATCGTTGCTTCTCTCCTGATGGTGATGAGGCGAAACGAGAACGGTTATACAAAGGTTGGAAGCGGGCGGTTGATTGCAGCCGAGGTTGGTACGACAAAGACCTAGATGATTAA
- the glpD gene encoding glycerol-3-phosphate dehydrogenase encodes MAQTNDPHNFDLIVIGGGINGVGIAADAAGRGQRVALFEQNDLASATSSASSKLIHGGLRYLEHYEFRLVSEALKEREVLLNMAPHLVEPMRFRLPHRPHLRPWILIRMGLFLYDNLAKRGTLPGCKGLSFAHSDVLKSDITKGFEYSDCWVDDARLVISNALLAAKHGAFIAPRQQVVAAKRQAKHWLVDVKDTQTGVQQQYRCNTLVNAAGPWVQQFIEENMQQTPPRTIRLVKGSHIVVPKIHDEPQSYILQNTDKRIVFVIPYQQQYSLIGTTDVEYQGNPSEVAISNDEVSYLCDVVNQHFTQQIAPSDVIHTFSGVRPLCQDESNDPSAVTRDYTLELSDKAEGAPLLSVFGGKLTTYRKLAEAALEMLAPRINDLGPAWTKASFLPGGAIGGDIHSYIKRQQANSDLPPGLVARWCMHYGSQAEQIVHNAKQQGLGELFGGNLYQLEVDYLCEQEWAYRKEDILWRRTKQGLAFTEEQQQRLQDYLNNKHLQQESLENTAQAS; translated from the coding sequence ATGGCACAAACAAATGACCCGCATAACTTCGACCTAATAGTCATTGGTGGTGGTATAAACGGCGTGGGCATAGCGGCAGATGCCGCTGGCCGAGGGCAACGCGTTGCTTTGTTTGAGCAAAACGACCTAGCCAGCGCAACCTCTTCTGCTAGTTCGAAGCTGATCCATGGTGGCCTGCGTTATTTAGAGCATTATGAGTTTCGTTTAGTGAGCGAAGCCCTTAAAGAGCGTGAAGTATTGCTAAATATGGCTCCTCACCTTGTTGAGCCGATGCGTTTTCGTTTGCCACATCGCCCCCACCTGCGACCTTGGATATTGATACGCATGGGGCTCTTTCTTTACGACAACCTAGCTAAACGCGGCACCCTTCCCGGTTGTAAGGGCTTAAGCTTCGCTCACAGTGATGTACTAAAAAGTGATATTACCAAAGGCTTTGAATACTCTGATTGTTGGGTGGACGATGCTCGACTAGTGATTAGTAATGCCTTGTTAGCAGCTAAACACGGCGCGTTTATTGCGCCACGCCAACAAGTAGTAGCAGCCAAACGCCAAGCCAAACATTGGTTGGTAGATGTAAAAGACACGCAAACGGGTGTGCAACAACAGTATCGCTGCAACACCTTAGTTAACGCCGCTGGCCCTTGGGTTCAGCAGTTCATTGAAGAGAACATGCAACAAACACCACCACGCACCATTCGCCTAGTAAAAGGCAGTCATATAGTGGTGCCAAAAATTCACGACGAGCCGCAATCCTACATCTTACAAAACACCGATAAACGCATTGTGTTTGTGATCCCTTATCAGCAGCAATACTCGTTAATTGGCACTACCGATGTGGAATATCAAGGCAACCCTTCCGAGGTGGCGATCTCCAATGATGAAGTCAGCTACTTGTGTGATGTAGTCAACCAGCACTTTACTCAGCAAATCGCGCCCAGCGATGTTATTCATACTTTTTCTGGAGTACGACCACTTTGCCAAGATGAGTCGAATGATCCTTCGGCAGTTACTCGTGACTACACCTTAGAATTAAGTGATAAAGCAGAAGGGGCTCCGCTGTTATCGGTATTTGGCGGCAAGTTAACGACTTACCGAAAACTGGCCGAAGCGGCCTTAGAAATGTTAGCTCCCCGCATTAACGATCTAGGTCCAGCGTGGACTAAAGCCTCTTTCTTACCGGGCGGCGCTATTGGCGGAGATATTCACTCTTATATTAAGCGGCAACAAGCCAACAGCGATTTACCCCCAGGGCTAGTAGCCCGCTGGTGCATGCACTACGGTAGCCAAGCCGAACAAATAGTACACAATGCTAAACAGCAGGGTTTAGGTGAGCTATTTGGCGGAAATTTGTATCAATTAGAAGTCGACTACCTGTGTGAGCAAGAATGGGCTTATCGAAAAGAGGACATTTTGTGGCGCAGAACCAAACAAGGTTTAGCATTTACCGAAGAACAACAGCAGCGTTTACAAGATTATTTGAATAACAAGCATCTTCAGCAGGAATCTTTAGAAAACACCGCTCAAGCAAGCTAG
- a CDS encoding DeoR/GlpR family transcriptional regulator, translated as MKQTQRHQQILQVIKTQGFVATEELVESLNVSPQTIRRDLNVLAEQKLIHRHHGGASLLSSSVVNDSYSSRKIKQHLEKESIAQKIAEQIPNGASLFLDIGTTAETIARALLEHRDLRIITNNIHVASLLMVKDDFNVIMAGGALRNKDGGIVGEATIDFIKQFRLDYGVVTVSGIDLDGSLLDFDYHEVRVTQAIIASSRNVILAADHSKFGRNAMINIGNIAQIDHLYTDRPVPQDISEILKQQDVQLTLCPTQLSS; from the coding sequence GTGAAGCAGACTCAACGCCATCAACAAATCTTGCAGGTGATAAAAACCCAAGGCTTTGTGGCTACCGAAGAATTAGTAGAATCACTTAATGTAAGCCCGCAAACCATTCGCCGCGACCTTAATGTATTGGCCGAACAGAAGCTGATTCACCGCCACCACGGTGGTGCTTCGTTACTATCGAGTAGCGTAGTGAACGACTCTTATTCCAGTAGAAAGATCAAACAACATCTTGAAAAAGAAAGCATTGCTCAGAAAATTGCCGAGCAGATCCCCAATGGCGCATCGCTGTTTTTGGATATTGGTACCACCGCCGAAACAATTGCTAGAGCACTATTGGAGCACCGCGATTTACGTATTATCACTAACAATATTCATGTTGCATCACTACTGATGGTTAAAGACGACTTTAATGTGATTATGGCCGGCGGCGCGTTGCGTAATAAAGATGGTGGCATAGTGGGTGAAGCCACCATCGACTTCATAAAACAATTTCGCCTAGATTATGGGGTAGTAACGGTTAGCGGCATTGATTTAGATGGCTCACTGCTGGATTTTGACTACCACGAGGTGCGTGTAACTCAAGCCATTATTGCTAGTTCGCGCAACGTTATTCTTGCCGCAGACCACAGTAAGTTTGGCCGTAACGCGATGATTAACATTGGCAATATCGCGCAAATTGACCACTTGTATACCGATCGACCAGTGCCACAAGACATCAGCGAAATCCTTAAACAACAAGACGTACAGTTAACACTTTGCCCTACTCAGTTAAGCAGTTAA
- a CDS encoding LysR family transcriptional regulator, translated as MTNSSFETLDLNLLKVFVVLAQELNTRRTAERMNVSQPAISRSLQKLREHFADELFVRAQHGLIATPKAEQLSLSLPSILAELANVVDHHNDFDPAKLEGVLKVAMHPMLLASVAKRLFVALQQHAPDLRLQVATWGADTCELIQRGQIDFGLCLLPVEGSKELVQRRLWRQPIYVYARDAHPIGDDIVTPQDFEHYSTALIHVPGWSPARTEAEKFLAAYGVEVTIGYRSELPGSIMDVLRVSDLVYPSVTYYPPEDIPGIRQLQLSEDFKGLALKYDTGYVFHYRNRQNPLYLWLQEILVEKCRDEIFSIN; from the coding sequence GTGACCAATAGTTCCTTTGAGACGCTAGATTTAAATTTACTAAAAGTGTTTGTGGTGTTAGCGCAAGAGCTTAATACGCGCCGCACTGCCGAACGTATGAATGTTAGTCAGCCAGCGATTAGCCGCAGCTTGCAAAAACTGCGTGAGCATTTTGCCGATGAGCTTTTCGTACGTGCTCAACATGGGCTTATTGCCACCCCAAAAGCCGAACAGTTATCGCTTAGCTTACCAAGCATTTTAGCTGAGCTTGCTAACGTTGTTGACCACCATAATGACTTTGACCCAGCTAAGTTAGAAGGCGTACTAAAAGTTGCTATGCACCCAATGTTATTAGCGTCGGTCGCTAAGCGTTTGTTTGTGGCATTGCAGCAGCATGCGCCGGATCTACGTCTGCAAGTGGCTACTTGGGGAGCCGATACTTGCGAGCTGATTCAGCGCGGGCAAATTGATTTTGGCTTGTGTTTATTGCCGGTAGAAGGCTCGAAAGAGCTAGTGCAACGACGTTTATGGCGCCAGCCTATTTATGTTTATGCGCGTGATGCTCATCCAATTGGTGACGACATTGTCACCCCGCAAGATTTTGAACATTACTCTACTGCTTTAATTCATGTTCCAGGTTGGAGCCCTGCTCGCACCGAGGCAGAAAAGTTTTTGGCTGCCTATGGCGTAGAAGTGACCATTGGTTATCGTTCCGAACTGCCGGGTTCGATTATGGATGTATTACGGGTGAGTGATTTAGTCTACCCAAGTGTGACTTATTACCCACCAGAAGATATCCCTGGCATTAGGCAATTACAGCTAAGTGAAGACTTTAAAGGTTTAGCGCTGAAGTACGATACTGGTTATGTTTTCCACTATCGCAATCGACAAAACCCTTTGTACCTATGGTTGCAGGAGATTTTGGTAGAAAAATGCCGTGATGAGATCTTCAGTATCAACTAA